The stretch of DNA TACGAGCGCGGCCTCAATCCGAACGGCGTCGGCCGGCAACTGCGCGCCGTGCTGGCCTCCGGCAGCCGCAAGGAACGGCTGGCTCAGGTGAAGGTGCCGACGCTGGTCATTCACGGCACCGTCGATCCGCTGGTGCGTCCCGAAGGCGGCAAGGACACCGCCGCATCCATCCCCGGCGCAAAGCTCGTGATGATCGAGGGCATGGGCCACGCGCTGCCGATTCCGATGTGGCCGCAGATCATCGGCGCGATCGAAGAGCACGCGCATCGCGCGGCGGCGAAGGCGGCCTAGCCTCTCTCGTCGTTCCTGCGAACGCAGGAACCCATAACCACAGGGCGCCATGGGTTAAGCAAGGCGTCGACTACTGCCTTTAGTCCGCTGGGCCGCGGCGTTCGCAGGGACGACAGCGAGGGTTGGGCGTGCAACTCAATCCTTCGTCGCGATCCAGATGACATGACGCGCTCCGCCGCCTCTTCCGGTGGCGCGGACGTTGACCTCGTTGACGTCGAAGCCTGCGCCGCGAAGCCGCCTGGTGAACGGCGCATTGGGCCCGGAAGACCAGACCGCCAGCACGCCGCCAGGCCGCAACGCCGCGCGCGCCGCTTCCAACCCGGACGGACTATAGAGCGCATCATTGGCCTTGCGGGTCAGCCCCTCCGGGCCGTTGTCGACGTCGAGCAGAATGGCGTCGAATTTCAAACGGTGCGAGCGGATGATTTCGGTGACGTCGGATTCGCGAATGCTCACGCGCGGATCATTCAGGCTGTCGCCAAAAATTTCCGCCATCGGGCCCCGCGCCCAGGCGACGACCGCGGGCACCAGTTCGGCCACCACGATCTGCGCCTTGCCTCCGAGCACGGCGAGTGCGGCACGCAACGTAAAGCCCATGCCGAGGCCGCCGATGAGCAGATGCGGCTCTGCGACCTTTTCGATCCTCTTTGCCGCGAGCGTCGCCAGCGCAGCCTCCGAGCCCGAGAGGCGGCTGTTCATCAGCTCGTTGGTGCCGAGCATGATCGAAAACTCCTTGCCGCGCCGCTTCAGGCGGAGTTCGTCACCGGTGCCGGGAATGCGGGCGGTGTCGATTTTTTCCCAGGGAATCATGCCGGAGCTTTAGCACGACCGGCAATGCCCGTCGTCCCAGCGAGGCGAGCGCACCGAAGCCCGATCTCGTCATCGTCCGGCTTGACCGGACGATCCAGTATTCCAGAGACCGCAGTTGTCAGGTTCCGTCTCACGACCGCCGCGGCGTACTGGGTCCCCCGCTTTCGCGGAGGACGACAGCCGAGCAAGCCTACCCGCCGGCCCACACATCCAGCACGTAACGGTTCCTAGTTCCGAGATCGTCGATCCAGCGCAGCCCGGCGTCAGCATTAGCCCCTGACTTTTCGCGATAGATCGCAACCAGCGCGGCCTTGACGTCCGGCTCCATTCTGCTGCCGTCGCCGCAGACATAGACGATCGCGCCCTGCTCGATCAGGCTCCAGACACGGTCCTTCTGCGCCGCCACCTGATGCTGCACATAGGCCTTCGGCCCGTCGGCGCGCGAGAACGCGGTGTGCAATTCGGCAATGCCGTCGACGGCGAAGGCTTTCAATTCATCCGCGTAGAGAAAATCCTGGTCGGGATGCCGGCAGCCGAAG from Bradyrhizobium sp. AZCC 1693 encodes:
- a CDS encoding spermidine synthase, producing MIPWEKIDTARIPGTGDELRLKRRGKEFSIMLGTNELMNSRLSGSEAALATLAAKRIEKVAEPHLLIGGLGMGFTLRAALAVLGGKAQIVVAELVPAVVAWARGPMAEIFGDSLNDPRVSIRESDVTEIIRSHRLKFDAILLDVDNGPEGLTRKANDALYSPSGLEAARAALRPGGVLAVWSSGPNAPFTRRLRGAGFDVNEVNVRATGRGGGARHVIWIATKD